In a genomic window of Strix aluco isolate bStrAlu1 chromosome 3, bStrAlu1.hap1, whole genome shotgun sequence:
- the EVA1A gene encoding protein eva-1 homolog A isoform X1, with protein sequence MEPVGVSTEMALLSNILAAYAFITENPERAALYFVSGVCIGLVLTLLALVVRVSCRTDCKRSSAKKPPRERESDSDSSDSDDDSDTTSDLSARRHRRFERTLNMNVFTSAEELERAQRLEERERIIREIWMNGQPDIPGTRSLNRYY encoded by the exons ATGGAGCCTGTGGGCGTTAGCACAGAGAtggcactgctcagcaacatCCTAGCAGCGTATGCCTTTATCACAG aAAACCCTGAGCGAGCTGCTCTGTATTTTGTCTCCGGAGTGTGCATTGGACTCGTCTTGACCCTGCTGGCCCTGGTGGTAAGGGTGTCCTGCCGAACTGACTGCAAACGCTCCTCCGCCAAAAAACCTCCTCGGGAGCGGGAGAGCGACAGCGACAGCAGTGACAGCGACGACGATTCAGACACCACCTCGGACCTGTCTGCCCGCAGGCACCGCAGGTTCGAGAGGACTTTGAACATGAACGTCTTCACTTCGGCGGAGGAGCTGGAGCGAGCTCAGCGGCTTGAGGAGCGGGAGCGCATCATCCGGGAGATCTGGATGAATGGCCAACCAGACATCCCAGGGACCAGGAGCCTCAACCGCTACTACTAA